The proteins below are encoded in one region of Paenibacillus sp. YYML68:
- a CDS encoding Dabb family protein — protein sequence MLTHVVMFKLKDRSAEAVEATANVLRNMEGNIPVLRHIEVGLDVLHSERSYDIVLTTKFDSLDDLKVYDTHPVHEEVKAHMRQVLDGTSIVVDYES from the coding sequence ATGCTGACACATGTTGTGATGTTCAAGCTGAAGGACCGTAGTGCGGAGGCCGTGGAGGCGACAGCGAACGTGCTGCGCAATATGGAAGGTAACATTCCGGTGCTGCGTCATATCGAGGTCGGTCTCGATGTGCTGCACTCTGAGCGCTCCTACGATATCGTGCTGACTACGAAGTTCGATTCACTGGACGATCTGAAGGTGTACGATACGCATCCGGTGCATGAGGAAGTCAAGGCGCATATGAGACAGGTGCTGGACGGGACGAGCATCGTTGTAGATTACGAGAGCTAA
- a CDS encoding DUF2269 family protein — protein sequence MNWYAWLLFIHVISAVIAIGPFFVLMPMLRKLRTAEGEALSHYLDSFQFVVWLSKHTGHVLVFSGLALMWTGGYPWTTPWIFATFVVLFASLLFMARAFSPTLRKLRQPEHDRAPLVAKLSRSFYLYLLVLFIMLGLMVMKPS from the coding sequence ATGAACTGGTACGCCTGGCTCTTATTCATTCATGTCATCAGCGCCGTCATCGCCATCGGTCCGTTCTTCGTGCTGATGCCGATGCTGCGGAAGCTTCGAACAGCGGAGGGCGAGGCGCTGAGCCACTACTTGGACTCATTCCAGTTCGTCGTCTGGCTGTCCAAGCATACCGGCCACGTGCTCGTCTTCTCCGGCCTTGCGCTGATGTGGACCGGCGGCTATCCGTGGACGACACCGTGGATCTTCGCCACCTTCGTCGTCTTGTTCGCATCACTGCTGTTCATGGCACGGGCATTCTCGCCCACGCTGCGCAAGCTAAGACAGCCTGAGCACGACCGTGCTCCGCTGGTCGCCAAGCTGAGCCGATCGTTCTATCTGTACCTGCTCGTCCTGTTCATCATGCTCGGTCTAATGGTCATGAAGCCAAGCTAG
- a CDS encoding ASCH domain-containing protein, with amino-acid sequence MTTEALPPKTCSIERMITVDADIQKVLSGEKTATRRNGRYADIGEVMELEGKRFEVTNVYSQSLGELTDENIKSEGYASVEEYKNYIMSMHAGMPWLPQMRVWVHEFRAI; translated from the coding sequence ATGACTACAGAAGCATTGCCACCAAAAACATGCTCGATCGAGCGCATGATTACTGTCGACGCCGACATCCAGAAGGTGCTGAGCGGTGAAAAAACAGCAACCCGCCGCAACGGACGCTACGCTGACATCGGCGAAGTGATGGAGCTCGAAGGAAAGCGCTTCGAGGTAACGAACGTATACTCCCAGTCGCTCGGCGAGCTGACAGACGAGAATATCAAGAGCGAAGGGTACGCCTCTGTTGAGGAGTACAAGAACTACATCATGTCGATGCATGCAGGCATGCCTTGGCTTCCACAAATGAGAGTATGGGTGCACGAGTTCCGCGCAATCTAG